In Populus nigra chromosome 1, ddPopNigr1.1, whole genome shotgun sequence, one genomic interval encodes:
- the LOC133680945 gene encoding uncharacterized protein LOC133680945 isoform X2: MATTACFIIVSRDDIPIYEAEVGSATKREDAAQMHQFILHAALDIVQDLAWTTSAMYLKAIDRFNDLVVSVYVTAGHTRLMLLHDSRNDDGIKSFFQEVHELYIKGCLS, translated from the exons ATGGCAACCACAGCTTGTTTTATAATTGTGAGCAGGGATGATATCCCTATATATGAAGCTGAAGTTGGATCTGCTACTAAA AGGGAAGATGCTGCACAGATGCATCAATTCATATTGCACGCAGCTTTGGATATTGTTCAGGATCTTGCATGGACCACCAGTGCGAT GTATTTGAAAGCAATTGACAGGTTCAATGATTTGGTGGTATCAGTTTATGTTACAGCAGGTCATA CAAGACTCATGCTACTTCATGACTCTCGCAATGATGATGGAATCAAGAGCTTTTTCCAGGAGGTTCATGAGCTGTATATAAAG ggttgtctttcttga
- the LOC133680945 gene encoding uncharacterized protein LOC133680945 isoform X1, translating into MATTACFIIVSRDDIPIYEAEVGSATKREDAAQMHQFILHAALDIVQDLAWTTSAMYLKAIDRFNDLVVSVYVTAGHTRLMLLHDSRNDDGIKSFFQEVHELYIKILLNPLYLPGSRIASSHFDTKVRALARKYL; encoded by the exons ATGGCAACCACAGCTTGTTTTATAATTGTGAGCAGGGATGATATCCCTATATATGAAGCTGAAGTTGGATCTGCTACTAAA AGGGAAGATGCTGCACAGATGCATCAATTCATATTGCACGCAGCTTTGGATATTGTTCAGGATCTTGCATGGACCACCAGTGCGAT GTATTTGAAAGCAATTGACAGGTTCAATGATTTGGTGGTATCAGTTTATGTTACAGCAGGTCATA CAAGACTCATGCTACTTCATGACTCTCGCAATGATGATGGAATCAAGAGCTTTTTCCAGGAGGTTCATGAGCTGTATATAAAG ATTCTTCTCAACCCCCTCTATTTGCCTGGTTCCCGCATTGCATCTTCGCATTTTGACACCAAAGTCCGTGCTCTTGCAAGAAAATACCTTTAG